A window of Pirellula sp. SH-Sr6A contains these coding sequences:
- a CDS encoding efflux RND transporter periplasmic adaptor subunit has translation MRSIWTNIIASILLIAAVGGSVGLIVYMRHRMDSQPIQPPAESPEIVSFSKAEVVETRASATAIGTVLATQYIQLRTELVGTVSEVNFKPGETVRKDQVLVKLDTRVEDAQLESAKAALGIAQSTYERSKQAWQAKAISELEFEQANALLQQANAEVSRLEAIIAKKTLRAPFDAKAGLFDLQPGQYMPEGTVITMLQGTEAAVYVDFMMPQSVADYVRNGDVVQLIHFDKPLPASIIAIDSQADKITRNVLARCLLKDPPESLQPNDSVKVEMAYGPLIPAVKIPYSALRSAPTGPYVFTTEPDEKEPEKQRAKMRSVQPGRSIDGFVTILRGLEAGETVVSDGSFKIRPALWVMPKPEEVAAP, from the coding sequence ATGCGGTCAATTTGGACCAACATCATCGCGTCGATCTTGTTGATCGCGGCAGTGGGTGGCTCGGTAGGGCTCATCGTCTACATGCGACATCGTATGGATTCGCAACCGATCCAACCTCCCGCCGAGTCTCCTGAAATTGTCTCTTTTTCCAAAGCAGAGGTGGTGGAGACGCGGGCTTCCGCAACGGCGATTGGTACCGTCCTGGCAACCCAGTACATTCAATTGCGAACCGAGTTGGTAGGAACGGTAAGCGAAGTGAATTTCAAGCCGGGAGAAACGGTTCGAAAGGATCAGGTCCTAGTCAAACTCGACACTCGGGTGGAAGACGCCCAACTGGAGAGTGCGAAGGCTGCGCTCGGTATCGCGCAATCGACCTACGAACGCTCGAAACAAGCATGGCAGGCTAAAGCGATTAGCGAATTGGAATTCGAGCAGGCCAATGCACTCCTTCAGCAAGCCAACGCAGAAGTCTCGCGGCTCGAAGCCATCATTGCGAAAAAAACCCTGAGAGCTCCCTTTGACGCCAAAGCGGGACTGTTCGATTTGCAACCTGGTCAGTACATGCCAGAGGGTACCGTGATCACCATGTTGCAAGGGACCGAAGCTGCGGTTTACGTTGATTTCATGATGCCTCAGTCGGTGGCCGATTACGTGCGAAACGGGGATGTGGTCCAGCTCATCCATTTCGATAAACCGCTCCCAGCATCGATCATCGCCATCGATTCCCAAGCGGACAAAATCACTCGAAATGTCTTGGCTCGTTGTCTGCTTAAGGATCCACCGGAAAGCCTTCAACCAAACGACTCAGTCAAAGTAGAAATGGCTTACGGGCCCCTGATTCCTGCGGTCAAGATTCCTTATTCTGCATTGAGAAGTGCTCCTACGGGCCCTTATGTCTTCACAACCGAGCCCGATGAGAAAGAGCCCGAGAAGCAACGAGCAAAAATGCGGAGCGTGCAGCCCGGACGTTCGATCGATGGCTTTGTTACGATTCTCCGCGGACTCGAAGCAGGCGAAACGGTCGTCTCGGATGGTTCATTTAAAATCCGCCCCGCTCTTTGGGTTATGCCAAAGCCAGAAGAGGTCGCAGCACCATGA
- the leuB gene encoding 3-isopropylmalate dehydrogenase, with the protein MKAKIVLLPGDGIGPEVTSQAVRVLDAVAKKFGHTFLFDSKRIGGIAIDETGDPLPQDTIDACKASDAILLGAVGGPKWDDPNAKTRPEAGLLRIRKELGLFANLRPIVTFDELLDSSPLKREIIEGTDILFFRELTGGLYFGPSGTEELADGQQRAYSTAVYTTKEVERIVRMAALAARKRKGKLTMVDKANVLEASRLWRRVTAKMMKDEFSDLEYEVVLVDSMAMHLLSRPKSFDVVVTSNMFGDILTDEASMLPGSLGMLPSASLGSDGPGLYEPIHGSAPDIAGKGIANPLATILAAAMLLRHSLQLDAEAADIEAAVKKVLAAGYRTADLAPKGSSTLGTIAITDKVLELL; encoded by the coding sequence GTGAAAGCTAAGATCGTTTTACTTCCTGGAGACGGGATCGGCCCTGAAGTCACCTCGCAAGCTGTCCGCGTCCTGGACGCTGTCGCCAAGAAGTTTGGTCACACGTTTCTGTTCGATTCCAAGCGAATCGGTGGGATCGCAATCGACGAAACGGGAGATCCGTTACCACAGGACACGATCGACGCCTGCAAAGCTTCCGATGCGATCTTGCTGGGGGCAGTGGGGGGACCGAAGTGGGACGATCCGAATGCAAAAACTCGTCCCGAAGCCGGTTTGCTTCGCATCCGCAAAGAACTCGGCTTGTTTGCGAACCTTCGCCCGATCGTCACCTTTGACGAATTGCTCGACTCCTCGCCGCTCAAGCGAGAGATTATCGAAGGGACCGATATTCTCTTTTTCCGAGAGTTGACCGGCGGTCTCTATTTCGGGCCTTCGGGAACCGAGGAGTTAGCGGACGGACAGCAGCGAGCCTACAGCACTGCCGTTTACACCACCAAGGAGGTGGAGCGAATTGTGCGCATGGCGGCCCTAGCAGCTCGGAAGCGAAAGGGCAAACTGACGATGGTCGATAAGGCGAACGTCCTCGAAGCATCCCGTTTGTGGCGCCGAGTCACCGCAAAAATGATGAAGGATGAGTTTTCGGACCTGGAGTATGAGGTCGTACTGGTGGATTCGATGGCGATGCATTTGCTGAGCCGCCCCAAGAGCTTTGACGTCGTTGTCACCAGCAACATGTTCGGCGATATTCTTACCGATGAAGCCTCAATGCTTCCGGGATCCCTCGGCATGTTGCCGAGTGCCTCGCTCGGATCCGATGGTCCTGGTCTTTACGAACCCATTCACGGTAGCGCTCCAGATATCGCCGGCAAGGGAATAGCAAATCCCCTTGCAACAATCCTTGCGGCGGCCATGTTGCTACGACACTCCCTCCAATTGGATGCGGAAGCCGCCGATATTGAAGCGGCGGTGAAAAAAGTTCTCGCAGCCGGGTACCGAACGGCGGACCTTGCTCCCAAAGGATCCTCCACGTTGGGAACGATCGCTATTACGGACAAAGTCTTAGAGCTTTTGTAG
- a CDS encoding Gfo/Idh/MocA family protein, with protein sequence MTNGPLNRKFKMGLVGGGQGSFIGRVHSIAACLDNRATLVAGAFSSNPERSKASAVDYDVCSERAYGSYQEMFEVESKKPKGERIDFVSVTTPNHMHFDVAKAALEAGFHVVCDKPMTFDLAQAEELAKLVDRSKSVFALTHNYTGYPLVRQAREMIQSGELGEIQAIRVQYIQGWLRTRLESEDQKQAAWRTDPKQSGAAGCFGDIATHAYNLGRYMSGLLPAEISCHLKAFEPGRKLDDYGTAVVKYQNGALGTVTASQISHGRENDLSIEIDGTKGSLSWRQEEPNVMIVRQNGQPHRLYTRDPNAPHMNASGRGACRLPSGHPEAFFEAFANIYCAAFDAMVEVETGKSIERRDTLYPNVHDGVEGMFFIQQCVESSAKNGAWLSLNHERCRS encoded by the coding sequence ATGACTAACGGACCTCTCAATCGTAAGTTCAAAATGGGGCTTGTTGGAGGAGGCCAAGGTTCATTCATCGGGCGAGTCCACTCCATCGCCGCTTGCCTCGATAACCGTGCGACACTCGTGGCTGGCGCGTTCAGCAGCAATCCCGAGCGATCGAAGGCTTCGGCCGTCGACTACGATGTTTGTAGCGAGCGAGCCTACGGTTCTTACCAAGAGATGTTCGAGGTGGAATCGAAGAAGCCAAAGGGGGAGCGAATCGATTTTGTTTCAGTGACCACTCCGAACCACATGCACTTTGACGTCGCCAAAGCGGCGCTCGAAGCGGGCTTTCATGTTGTGTGCGACAAGCCGATGACATTCGATCTGGCACAGGCAGAAGAGTTGGCAAAGCTTGTTGACCGTTCCAAGTCGGTGTTTGCACTGACCCATAACTACACCGGCTACCCGCTTGTTCGCCAAGCTCGTGAAATGATTCAAAGCGGGGAGCTTGGAGAGATTCAAGCGATTCGAGTGCAGTACATCCAAGGATGGTTGCGAACTCGTCTGGAATCCGAGGACCAGAAGCAAGCCGCATGGCGAACCGATCCCAAGCAAAGCGGTGCAGCGGGTTGTTTCGGCGATATCGCGACCCACGCGTACAACTTGGGACGTTATATGTCGGGGCTACTCCCTGCGGAAATCAGCTGCCACTTGAAGGCCTTTGAGCCGGGTCGCAAACTGGATGATTACGGCACTGCGGTGGTCAAGTATCAGAATGGAGCACTGGGAACCGTGACTGCGAGCCAAATCAGCCATGGACGCGAGAACGACCTTTCGATCGAGATCGACGGGACCAAGGGCTCGCTCTCGTGGCGACAGGAAGAACCCAATGTGATGATCGTTCGTCAAAATGGACAACCGCATCGACTCTACACACGGGATCCAAACGCGCCGCACATGAATGCCAGTGGTCGTGGAGCATGCCGTCTCCCCAGCGGACACCCTGAAGCCTTCTTCGAGGCTTTTGCAAACATCTATTGCGCCGCCTTTGATGCAATGGTTGAAGTCGAGACTGGCAAATCCATCGAACGGCGCGATACGTTGTACCCTAATGTGCACGACGGGGTGGAGGGGATGTTCTTCATTCAGCAGTGTGTCGAAAGCAGTGCCAAGAATGGTGCATGGTTATCATTGAACCACGAACGCTGCCGCTCCTAG
- a CDS encoding ABC transporter ATP-binding protein, with product MANSNSAANSSAVHPSTDPILSLRSIYKSFGGRAVLQDFCLDIAPTEWVVFLGSSGSGKSTLLKMVAGLEEPDRGSILLHGKDAKHFSPSKRDCAFSFQSHACYDHWTVKQNLESVIDPRVAHDADWLIEAFELQKLLMSRPPQLSGGELGRVSLLRALLSPKPLLLLDEPLAQLNPRFRSLAKAAISKIHRTRNRTTLYVTHDLHEAMVLADRIVVLEEGQIQFIGPPRVIYEELVSKASDYVAAGVGHDQLLACGSRRVLPTEWKILALESPTTGIVTFDDSFSIQTMHGGESPVAQPFSCMHSGFSVTGCRWAGGFWELAVSNPNPIVFHLADSPWLPSSLKRFLREWEDGIETPISLWVSHPN from the coding sequence ATGGCCAACTCCAATTCGGCGGCCAATTCTTCGGCGGTCCACCCATCTACAGATCCGATTCTTTCATTGAGATCGATCTACAAGTCCTTTGGCGGACGCGCGGTTCTACAAGATTTTTGCTTGGACATCGCACCCACGGAATGGGTCGTTTTCTTGGGTTCGAGCGGCAGCGGCAAATCGACCTTGCTCAAGATGGTTGCCGGACTCGAAGAACCTGACCGCGGCTCGATCCTGTTGCACGGGAAGGACGCCAAGCATTTTTCGCCGAGTAAACGGGACTGCGCTTTTTCTTTTCAGTCCCACGCTTGCTACGACCATTGGACGGTCAAGCAAAACCTGGAAAGCGTCATCGATCCACGAGTTGCCCACGATGCCGACTGGCTTATCGAGGCCTTCGAACTCCAGAAGCTCCTGATGAGTCGTCCACCTCAATTGTCCGGAGGGGAGTTAGGGCGCGTATCGCTCCTCCGTGCCTTGCTCAGCCCCAAACCTTTGCTGCTCCTCGACGAACCGTTGGCCCAATTGAATCCCAGGTTTCGTTCCCTAGCCAAAGCGGCGATCTCCAAGATCCATCGCACGCGGAATCGAACTACGCTTTACGTGACCCATGATCTTCATGAAGCCATGGTACTCGCGGATCGCATCGTCGTTCTGGAAGAGGGCCAGATCCAGTTCATTGGACCGCCACGCGTTATCTACGAGGAGCTTGTTTCGAAAGCGTCGGATTACGTTGCCGCGGGAGTGGGACATGATCAATTACTCGCTTGCGGTTCACGTCGCGTGCTCCCCACCGAATGGAAAATTCTCGCTCTCGAGTCCCCTACCACTGGCATCGTTACGTTTGACGATTCGTTTTCCATCCAAACGATGCACGGCGGAGAATCGCCAGTCGCCCAACCTTTTTCGTGCATGCATTCAGGCTTTTCGGTGACCGGTTGCCGATGGGCCGGTGGCTTTTGGGAGCTCGCTGTTTCCAATCCGAACCCGATAGTCTTTCATTTGGCCGACTCCCCATGGCTTCCCTCCTCTTTGAAACGGTTTCTCCGGGAATGGGAGGACGGGATTGAAACCCCGATATCACTTTGGGTTTCCCACCCAAACTAA